From Perognathus longimembris pacificus isolate PPM17 chromosome 4, ASM2315922v1, whole genome shotgun sequence, one genomic window encodes:
- the D2hgdh gene encoding D-2-hydroxyglutarate dehydrogenase, mitochondrial isoform X1 has translation MLLHQMPRWSARLLRASPGWWSTACALGASVGRRWPGRPRGGPGPLACRSCSSGAHPPGVMLTRECYPVERLPFSTVSEEDLATFERIIPGRVVTDPGELEASNVDWLKTVRGCSKVLLRPRTSEEVSCILRHCYERNLAVNPQGGNTGMVGGSVPVFDEIILSTALMNQVISFHDMTGILVCQAGCVLEKLSQYVQERNFIMPLDLGAKGSCHIGGNVATNAGGIRFLRYGSLRGTVLGLEVVLADGTILNCLTSLRKDNTGYDLKQLFIGSEGTLGVITAVSILCPPRPKAVNVAFLGCPGFAEVLQTFTTCKRMLGEILSAFEFMDAECMQLVGQHLHLASPVQDSPFYILVETSGSSAGHDAEKLNSFLEQALGSGLVTDGTMATDQRKVQALWALRERITEALSHDGYVYKYDISLPVEHFYDLVIDLRARLGLQAKHVVGYGHLGDGNLHLNVTAEAFSRALLEALEPYVYAWTAEQQGSISAEHGLGFKKRDVLGYSKPPEAVQLMRQLKALLDPKGILNPYKTLPAQA, from the exons ATGCTGCTCCATCAGATGCCCAGGTGGTCTGCGCGGCTCCTCAGGGCCTCTCCAGGATGGTGGAGCACAGCATGCGCTCTTGGAGCCTCCGTAGGACGGAGGTGGCCGGGTCGTCCGAGGGGAGGGCCCGGGCCCTTGGCCTGCAGAAGCTGCTCCTCAGGCGCCCATCCCCCTGGGGTGATGCTGACCCGGGAGTGCTACCCTGTTGAGCGGTTGCCCTTCTCCACGGTGTCTGAGGAGGACCTGGCCACTTTTGAACGCATCATTCCTGGGAGGGTCGTCACAGACCCAGGGGAACTGGAGGCATCCAATGTTGACTGGCTGAAAACCGTCAGAG GCTGCAGCAAGGTATTACTGCGGCCCCGGACCTCAGAAGAGGTGTCCTGCATTCTCAG GCACTGCTACGAGAGGAACCTGGCTGTGAACCCACAGGGAGGAAACACGGGCATGGTTGGGGGCAGTGTCCCAGTCTTTGATGAAATCATCTTGTCCACTGCTCTTATGAACCAGGTCATCAGCTTCCATGACATGACTG GAATTTTGGTCTGCCAGGCAGGGTGTGTGCTGGAGAAGCTGAGCCAGTATGTGCAGGAACGCAACTTCATTATGCCACTGGACCTGGGAGCAAAGGGCAGCTGCCACATTGGGGGAAATGTGGCAACTAATGCAGGTGGCATACGGTTTTTGAGATACGGCTCGTTGCGTGGGactgtcctgggcctggaagtG GTACTCGCCGATGGCACCATCCTAAACTGCCTGACCTCACTGCGCAAGGACAACACAGGCTATGACCTGAAGCAGCTGTTCATCGGGTCAGAGGGCACCCTGGGAGTCATCACAGCAGTGTCCATCCTTTGTCCACCCAGACCaaaggctgtgaatgtggctttcCTTG GTTGCCCGGGCTTTGCTGAGGTTCTGCAGACCTTCACAACCTGCAAGAGAATGCTGGGGGAGATCCTGTCTGCATTTGAGTTCATGGATGCAGAGTGCATGCAGCTGGTGGGGCAGCACCTCCACCTGGCTAGCCCAGTACAAG ATAGTCCGTTCTACATCTTAGTTGAGACCTCGGGCTCCAGTGCAGGACACGATGCTGAGAAACTGAACAGCTTCCTGGAGCAGGCATTAGGCTCTGGCCTGGTAACTGATGGCACCATGGCCACTGACCAGAGGAAAGTCcag GCACTGTGGGCCCTGCGGGAGAGGATCACAGAGGCTCTGAGCCATGACGGCTATGTGTATAAGTATGATATCTCTCTCCCTGTGGAGCATTTCTACGACCTTGTGATCGACCTACGTGCCCGCCTTGGCCTGCAAGCCAAGCATGTGGTGGGCTACGGGCATCTGG GGGATGGCAACTTGCACCTGAATGTGACGGCAGAGGCCTTCAGCCGGGCACTGTTAGAGGCCCTGGAGCCCTATGTGTATGCCTGGACAGCTGAGCAGCAAGGCAGCATTAGTGCTGAACATGGCTTGGGCTTCAAGAAGAGGGATGTCCTCGGCTACAGCAAGCCTCCTGAGGCTGTGCAGCTCATGAGGCAGCTCAAGGCCCTGCTGGACCCCAAGGGCATCCTGAACCCCTACAAGACTctacctgcccaggcctga
- the D2hgdh gene encoding D-2-hydroxyglutarate dehydrogenase, mitochondrial isoform X2, which produces MLLHQMPRWSARLLRASPGWWSTACALGASVGRRWPGRPRGGPGPLACRSCSSGAHPPGVMLTRECYPVERLPFSTVSEEDLATFERIIPGRVVTDPGELEASNVDWLKTVRGCSKVLLRPRTSEEVSCILRHCYERNLAVNPQGGNTGMVGGSVPVFDEIILSTALMNQVISFHDMTGILVCQAGCVLEKLSQYVQERNFIMPLDLGAKGSCHIGGNVATNAGGIRFLRYGSLRGTVLGLEVVLADGTILNCLTSLRKDNTGYDLKQLFIGSEGTLGVITAVSILCPPRPKAVNVAFLGCPGFAEVLQTFTTCKRMLGEILSAFEFMDAECMQLVGQHLHLASPVQGDGNLHLNVTAEAFSRALLEALEPYVYAWTAEQQGSISAEHGLGFKKRDVLGYSKPPEAVQLMRQLKALLDPKGILNPYKTLPAQA; this is translated from the exons ATGCTGCTCCATCAGATGCCCAGGTGGTCTGCGCGGCTCCTCAGGGCCTCTCCAGGATGGTGGAGCACAGCATGCGCTCTTGGAGCCTCCGTAGGACGGAGGTGGCCGGGTCGTCCGAGGGGAGGGCCCGGGCCCTTGGCCTGCAGAAGCTGCTCCTCAGGCGCCCATCCCCCTGGGGTGATGCTGACCCGGGAGTGCTACCCTGTTGAGCGGTTGCCCTTCTCCACGGTGTCTGAGGAGGACCTGGCCACTTTTGAACGCATCATTCCTGGGAGGGTCGTCACAGACCCAGGGGAACTGGAGGCATCCAATGTTGACTGGCTGAAAACCGTCAGAG GCTGCAGCAAGGTATTACTGCGGCCCCGGACCTCAGAAGAGGTGTCCTGCATTCTCAG GCACTGCTACGAGAGGAACCTGGCTGTGAACCCACAGGGAGGAAACACGGGCATGGTTGGGGGCAGTGTCCCAGTCTTTGATGAAATCATCTTGTCCACTGCTCTTATGAACCAGGTCATCAGCTTCCATGACATGACTG GAATTTTGGTCTGCCAGGCAGGGTGTGTGCTGGAGAAGCTGAGCCAGTATGTGCAGGAACGCAACTTCATTATGCCACTGGACCTGGGAGCAAAGGGCAGCTGCCACATTGGGGGAAATGTGGCAACTAATGCAGGTGGCATACGGTTTTTGAGATACGGCTCGTTGCGTGGGactgtcctgggcctggaagtG GTACTCGCCGATGGCACCATCCTAAACTGCCTGACCTCACTGCGCAAGGACAACACAGGCTATGACCTGAAGCAGCTGTTCATCGGGTCAGAGGGCACCCTGGGAGTCATCACAGCAGTGTCCATCCTTTGTCCACCCAGACCaaaggctgtgaatgtggctttcCTTG GTTGCCCGGGCTTTGCTGAGGTTCTGCAGACCTTCACAACCTGCAAGAGAATGCTGGGGGAGATCCTGTCTGCATTTGAGTTCATGGATGCAGAGTGCATGCAGCTGGTGGGGCAGCACCTCCACCTGGCTAGCCCAGTACAAG GGGATGGCAACTTGCACCTGAATGTGACGGCAGAGGCCTTCAGCCGGGCACTGTTAGAGGCCCTGGAGCCCTATGTGTATGCCTGGACAGCTGAGCAGCAAGGCAGCATTAGTGCTGAACATGGCTTGGGCTTCAAGAAGAGGGATGTCCTCGGCTACAGCAAGCCTCCTGAGGCTGTGCAGCTCATGAGGCAGCTCAAGGCCCTGCTGGACCCCAAGGGCATCCTGAACCCCTACAAGACTctacctgcccaggcctga